In the genome of Macrobrachium rosenbergii isolate ZJJX-2024 chromosome 44, ASM4041242v1, whole genome shotgun sequence, the window TtgatcacataataataataataataataataataataataataataataataataataataatattttatacttttaattgCTGAGTCATTGACATCACTAACAGTATGGCTTTAGTAGCCGAGCCAATGACCTCACAAAGAGCATGCTTCAAGTAGCAAGAATCGATTGCAATTCACGACTCGAACTGGGTACATTTGATTTGGTCTGCTGACGATTTCCGTTCACgcacctttaatatatatatatatatatatatatatatatatatatatatatatatatatatatatatatatatatatatatatatatatatatatatatatatatatatatatatacacatatacatacatatatatatatatatatatatatatatatatatatatatatatatatatatatatatatatatgtgtgtgtgtgtgtgtgtgtgtgtgtgtgtgtgtgtgtgagagagagagagagagagagagagagagagagagagagagagagagagagagagattaaatctcaGGTTCGATAGTCATTGTGCATTTTTAGTTGGCTCATTGTGTCTGGTCATGAAACTCTTGAGTTTAATTTTACACTGGTAGGTTAcaactttaattctctctctctcaaattaaggTAGATAAATTTAGTTTTCATGGCCCCAGTGCCTTCTTTGTCCGTAAATAATTATGCATAAATCGATCCATTCATCCACGGCATTTGTTTTACAGGTATTCAcctgaaattaatttgaaatggCTCCTGTCTATATTCTTAAGCTTAACTGACGTATACTTTTAAATATCAGCTTTAAAAGGTATTACAGTGCCCCAGTTTCAAATTCCacaagagaaattattaatgcgACAAGGCAGATATAACCGGATTTCATGCAATGCCCTGAGACGATTTCATCATGGTGTGGCTGGGCCACCCAAATTATCCACAACCTGCCGAGACGTCACTGCAACACGGTGAAAGCTGTAGACGAGAAAGTCTCACTGCGCTTTTTATATACATCGGGTATTTTTCGTTTATAATGTAGTTTAGAACTGTTAACGTACGCAAAGTGAACAAACCCGAATAAATAATTACCTAAGCATATGAATTAACCAGATGTTTTCTGTCGTAGAATTAGACTACCCGAGTGCGACCAAGGGACCGCTTCGTTGTGAATCTGAACGAAAGACAGTGGAACGTGGAAGCGTTCATTCAGGTGGAGCCGAGCTGTCTGCCAGCACGAAACTGGTTCTTTTATGTTGCTGTCGGATGGGGATGCAACTTTTTAAGCATTCTCTAGTCGGGATATTGTTGTGTCGTATAAACAACGTTGAACAATACAATGGTGGACTGTTTTGCCTCAGCTTCCACAAGCAATTGTTTAGATTCTGGATGATAAATAGACAGCTCCGTATCGCTTTAATTGGAACTTTTACACATTTCCTTGACAATTGACCTgagccagaaaagaaaaaaataaggacaaGTAGAATTCTTGAACCTACATTTTTcggtatatatgtaaaaaaaatcccttgtTTTGAAAACGCGCCGACCCTTATCATTTCGTTAAAAATAAAGTGAGTGACATTCAAATGCAGGTGTAAGTACATCTGTTTGTTAAGCACTGGCATGGAGGGATTTCTGTAGGTGAGTGAGGGGGGGATGACCAGGAGGGGCTTCACCTCCAGCTGCGACCACATCCACCGACCTGGACCGAGGTCCCGGTCCCGAGCCTCGGGTCTGGTCTGGTCTGGTCTGGTCGTCCGGTGAGTAGAGCGATTTCAGCAGCTCCTCCTCCCCTGACTTTGGCTCACCTCTCAGTCTTACTTTGTTCGCGAGTGCGCTAAGGTCTGTCCTGTACGTTTCGAATGCTGCGccgctattattatttttaaagcttCCTTCACTAGTGATTCAAAGAACGCTTAGGAGAACTGGGACTAAACTAATGTGTATTgctctttttttgttattcttgtaaacaaaactttaatttttatacttgaaaacgaaaacataaaaaaaacttttgatttcGTGGAAACTTTGCTTGCCAGTGAAGTAAGGCAGATTAGTCAGGGAGcgtttaatgtgtgtatatacaactACGGAAATTAAGGAATTAGTGTTGATTCTTAAACGAATTTCTATGATTTGTCGTACGTTTCAGCGGAAGTGATTTACATtcagtgaaaacaaaaaattaatcgcAGTTGCGCGTGTgaatataaaagcattaaaatgaCGGTAATTATATGAAAGGGTCccttatccagagagagagagagagagagagagagagagagctacaaaatAACATGAGAGAAACTTTCTTTAATGGCGAAAATCTATGAGAATTTCTTCATGGTGTTTATTTTAGTAACAGGGTATGATTTTAGGTTGACAGAATGCTTTCTTGGAGAATTGTGGAAAATAACATACTTCTTATCTTATTTGATTTGACCAGTGATTGGTGTTCATAGGTATACGTAGTTGTACGCAAACTCTATTGAGTCTTCCTTATTGATTGGCCCCCTTCATGCTTAGGCTTTACAGACTACTATGATTCAGAAAAGGCTTTGCATCGATTTTCTACCTCGGGGTAAATGTCATAGCTCCTCCTGGAAGGCACAGGAAGTCTACCAGTTGTCACTGTTTTGGTTATATTAACGTTTACTCAAGTTTTGAATTTGTGAAAAGTGTTGAAATGTTTCCAAGGGGTTGGAATGCATTTCCAATATGTGCACTGGCATATTGTTATGTATATGCTAATGGTATTGAATTAAAATtcaagtaaacacacacatatgtatgtataatgagagagagagagagagagagagagagagagagagagagagagagagagagagagagagagagagagagagagagagagagaaaattttcttgTCCATCTGTGGGGGAACGAAAGATTGAGGGTCGCAGGGAAAATTCGGGTTGGAGAcctaaactgtatattttataaggTAGTTCAATTTAATACGGTTAAATGAATTACCTCGGTGGTTCATTATTTCTATACAGGGGACAAGAAATTGCatgtttttccaaattttataCTGATGACTCGATTACTATTTCTTCAGACTTATCTTCTTAAAATTGCCCGTACTCTGCAACGTAATCTGAATTTTTAGAATGCGCTTCATAAGAACCAATCGTGTTTTTGTTAAGAATCATTCCCACTTGTACTTTTGAGGATTTTCAATTTGGCTGTATTCCTGTTACTTTTAATGTCAGTTAACGGTGTGATCGGAAGGCAGTGTCTTTAAAAGAGCAGATTTAATAGTAAGGGCCCATGTCTTACCAAAATAAACTGTTAATAACATCCACAGACTTACTGTAcatctattacaaaaaaaaacagttattacaGTTGGGTAGTgacttaattttctgaaaaaacccTAGCTCACCATGGACAGTTAGGCTATTTAGATCCGGTTGTAGTACTTAGACATTACAGCAGGTCTTAAAATTCGGGTCCTATGACGTGGTGTTTGATGAGGCAAGGGCCTTCAGACCTCCACCAGGCTTCCTTGTGGTCCGGATATTACCGAAAGCTATACCCTCAAGAGACAGGCTGCCTTATGCAAGTGTATGatgcatttttaaaagtatttcgtCTACCGAATGAGAAATAAAACATCATGATACCTTTTGTGACTATTTTATCAAAACTCAGCTCGTATCATAACAAATATTGTTCGTTTGACATTTTTATACCGAGTTTTAGAGAGCAATATAATTGTGTGCAGTCATAAAAGCAGTATTGACACCTATTCCATGTTTTACCATAGTGTTTCTTCTGCAGAAATTTAAACAGTGAAATCATTCAAAGATATTTCGTGGTTCTCAATTCTGATAACTTATATTGAACTATGGAAATATAAAGGATTAGAGCTGGGGGTGATTATGAAGTATGGATTATCACACCCTTCCAGCTAGCATTGTTGAAACTTGGGAAAAgaatatcaaaggaaaattacaGAATTCTTTGCAGATTCCTCAGAATCCCCAGTTGAACCGTAAgtgtttatattataatatatatatatatatatatatatatatatatatatatatatatatatatatatatatatatatatatatatatacagtatgtataagtTGAGAAGCTAAATGCTGGACATTAAATATggtctgtaaatatttttttgcattatattaagtgtgctttaatttttcatcttattttgaattttttttacaactcCCTGATTGTTATATACTTCACAAGttttatgtgcatttctattttgttctgcaagaggttttttttttttaaataaatttacattgtagtagtctaaatatttttttttttttcttacagctgaCTTTGGGTTTGCTAGATTCCTTCAAGATGGAGTAATGGCTGCTACATTATGTGGCTCACCAATGTACATGGCACCAGAGGTCATCATGAGCATACAGTATGATGCAAAAGCCGACTTGTGGTCTTTGGGAACGATAGTGTTCCAGTGCCTAGTGGGCAAGGCACCATTTCAAGCACAAACGCCACAGGCACTGAAACAGTTCTATGAAAAGAACGCAAATCTTGCTCCAAGGTAAGTTGAAGTGTATCAGGCTTTATTAGACAATTTTCTGTCAGTAGTACAGTTAAAAATTACCAAATTTGATTGCAAAATAAACCTTTGGTATGTTATGTTTTCTATGAATGTTAAACTCACGACCCTTTTGATGTTTCAGAATACCACCAGGTACATCGTCAGAATTGGTAGACTTACTCATGGGGCTCTTAAAAAGAAATGCGAAAGATCGGATGGAGTTTGAAACCTTCTTCAACCATCCTTTCATCCGAATGGCAGACTCTTCTTCACAGAAATCTCCACTGCCATCAGGTTCTCCTCCTGTCCCAATTTCAGCTCCATCTCAGACACCATCAGCAACGCCCAAGCATGCTATCCGTGGTGGTGCAGCAGCAGCTGCAGTTGCTGCAGGTGGAGCTTATGCACCTCTTACCCAACAGCCTGGACCAAGTCCACCAGTTGGTGAGTTTTGGTGTTCTTATTTGTTGGGTATAAATCAagataatgaatttatattaaaaactgtgtgtTTTATCCATTGATGGTAGTGCTCATTTAAAATCTCAGCTTGCAGTGCAGAGACTTTTAACCTTACTGTATTCTGTATAAGTTTAGCTTATTAATGAATTAAGTGTTCAGCAGTGCTCCATTTTAAAAAACTTAACCTTGATGTTGCAATTGCTATCCACAAAACAGGAAATCTTCCACCATCCCCAGAAGAACTCCGTATGAGTGTTGATCAACGGAGTAGTGGTGATTTACCTTCTACTTCTCCTGCTAGTACATCAGCCCTTCCAAGACCTACTCCTGTTCCCAGAGCGGTAAATCCTCCAGCCCAAGAGGAAGCAGAAGACTTTGTCATGGTGCCCGCCCAACTGCCTAATGAACCAGAAGCTTCCAAGGTTCCTCAGGGGTAAGACTAGCTTGTCACCGTTTTCTCTTCGTATTTGTTTAGGACTGCAGCACTATCATTCTAGCTTGGTCATGTATTCTGATAATTACTGTACATTTGCTGTATTTGAATTTGCTTTCCACTTAAATCGTAAAAAAAGTGTTGTAAGAATTTGGTTATTGTTCTGCGTTTGCTATggccttatatatataagtgagcaGTCATGTCCTTGAATAGGATTCCagataatcataaataaacattCTCAGGACTTTTCATAAATGCAGAGGTTCCATGGTAATTTCTTGGCCAGATCTGAACCTTTTATCAACTCTTATTGTGGTATTCATGAGgagaaaatattcactaaaacttTCTTGATTTATGCTAGTGAATTAATTGCCCTTCTCCATGATGGAGCCATAGCAGTATATATTTTGTTgactgtttttaataattcatgaaaaatgtttattgtgGGAAATGTATTTAGCACACACTGTGTTTATACAAATACTCTTTAATATATGAAACTTTACCTTTAAATGCCAGTTTGTagtattcataaattttattttctataatatattatgtaatgtcTGTGGTCTGGAATTTGCacaaattaaaacagattaaATTGCAAAATATTCTTAGTTTCAAAATCAAGAACATTGCAGTTATATGTGttggttatatatttttgttcctaTTTTTCTGTAATCATAGGTGGGGCGGGCGAGTCCTCTCAAAAGCTGGCGGTGGAGTAGCTTATCAGAAAAATCCTCCCCAGTATGGTCCTCTGACTCCTCAAGTTCCAGCATCTCCAAGGCCTTCTCATTTACCTGTGCAAGGTAAGTCACTATGAACTGCATCTTCTCAATATGTGTTGCAATATGCTTTCAACAAGCACAGTTTTGAAATGCAGCATTCCATGGGTTTTGTAGGGTACGTAGTTGTTTATAGTTCAAGTGTAGCCTCTAAATACTCTTACTTTCATACTGAAGGAGGAAGCAGTGGCAGCACACATTCAAGCAGTAGTAGTGAGTCGTGTCGATCTGGGGAGCCTGTGCCAGTCCCTTCACAACGAGCAACCTTTCAACAAATGACTTCATCAGGGTCTTCAGACCAGATTTCAGCCACAATTCAGCCTGAATCACCAAGACATTCAAATATTCCCATAAGCCGACCATCTCCCCCACCTCGTTCACAACCTATTAATATGAAGAGAGTATCTGATCATAGAGCTCCTGATGTTGCCTCATTGTCACCACCTGCTGTAAGTTGTTGTGATTttttgggtaaattttttttcttataagtttcaaaaaaagtaaattttttaaagatccactgtatttttgtatattttcaaaattatagttttttagagtgtcagtaattatttttcaggTTCAGTTTTCAATTGGCACTCCTCCCATGTGTGGTCGGAGAAGGTCAACTTCAGGCAGCTCATACTCAACTACTCCTCCAACCACAACTGTAGTAACAGGTGGGTGATAGCCTGATAATTTAAGAGTTAACAACCAGCAGAAGAGGTTTTacaagaagttttatttttttaatgtactgtacatataattctgaaatattaCTCATTATGGTGAGGCACCCgatgttaatttatatttattaatattattcatatatttgtgtaATGATGGTGAGGAAGTAGACCTGATTACCAAATCTCAGATTTTAATGTTTTGAGTTGGTATAAAATTTTTGCGTGGAAAACAAATCTTAAAGATTCACTAAACCCTGCATTTGTTGTTGTTTGGTAAAGAATGGTGTAATATCAGTTATgtataattaaaaagtaatacaTTGATGGTAGTAATACATTGGTGGTTATTCTATGAGAATTTTTCAATAtgttcagtattattttattttatatgggtAGTGCAAATTATGTGTATATTGGATTAAGAAATAAATGCCCAAATCCAGTAGTGCGGTACTGAATATCACTTCTCTTGGATTTATTTAGAAAGAAACATTGTGAGTCTTTAGCAATGAAATAAGCTGACAAACAGAATACAGTAtctgtgatccttattttgtacAGGCTAGGCAAGTGAGAGAAGTCAGCAACATtaggaatgaaaattatagtattaaaaaaaCAGTACTGTATCAGATTGTTCTGTAGAATGAGTTGCTTGGACTGTGGGGCATAAATTGTCATGAAGGTTTTTTGTGTTATCTGTTGTGCAGtatagtttttatgtatattgattttttatatagtgTGGGGTGTGTGATGTCATTTTTTGGTGTgtcatcattatatcattatcgTAAAAGTTTGCAATTATTGTCACTGACTATGGAATATAAGCACAGTATAAAAATACTGCtgaatttattcataaacaacacccaCCCATTACATTGCAAGTTGCCAAGTAGCCACATTTGTGATGTATATTTTGATGTGAGTGAAACATCGccattttgtaattattaattcACCCATCCTTATTAATCAGATTGTGTATATGTTGTACTTAAGATATGGCACAGTACTCtttctgttgtcatttttatttcctatttaattCTGGTAAAACTTCAAACTCCTTACTTTCTTCCTGGAGTCTTAAGCTaatgtattttaaaattccctGTTTAGTCTCTTATGTTTGGTTtgttaataatatcaatatattgACTTATCAAATGGAAGATATTTTGACTTCCACAAATGAAGTAGGGAGTTTTTAAACAGACAATTGCTTTTAGAAGCATGCACTTATTGAT includes:
- the Atg1 gene encoding serine/threonine-protein kinase unc-51 isoform X7 — protein: MDYHTLPASIVETWEKNIKGKLQNSLQIPQNPQLNPDFGFARFLQDGVMAATLCGSPMYMAPEVIMSIQYDAKADLWSLGTIVFQCLVGKAPFQAQTPQALKQFYEKNANLAPRIPPGTSSELVDLLMGLLKRNAKDRMEFETFFNHPFIRMADSSSQKSPLPSGSPPVPISAPSQTPSATPKHAIRGGAAAAAVAAGGAYAPLTQQPGPSPPVGNLPPSPEELRMSVDQRSSGDLPSTSPASTSALPRPTPVPRAVNPPAQEEAEDFVMVPAQLPNEPEASKVPQGWGGRVLSKAGGGVAYQKNPPQYGPLTPQVPASPRPSHLPVQGGSSGSTHSSSSSESCRSGEPVPVPSQRATFQQMTSSGSSDQISATIQPESPRHSNIPISRPSPPPRSQPINMKRVSDHRAPDVASLSPPAVQFSIGTPPMCGRRRSTSGSSYSTTPPTTTVVTGNTQVIPGGRLTPTNSPLRQSGRRTPPHLPPQLFSAPPVLPPILGSPTKQGLGQDNPAGDICGNTTNLPLTAPHRAITLPEMTSVTRDLFAGGGLDMSVDGGLQRSRTESHLLEWQARAASPPNPGKQLVQYGQSAPAFVVQSTPLGMPDVQDTVAFYAPPLHQETLMEREHNETLAKLNFVLALVDCILELARSRATPITALRQNAAMRESVSGGCRKRLVFWAETLCLKSLTTGSPKDSEGCTIPSPPPEWQRRAEQLVLYVRALQLLSSALTMAKHEKNANRLQPSTAVKNVVGVLNDRFRQALGICKELNSSGAVTAVDPRTSTITADKLIYNYAIEMCQSAALDELFGKPEECFRRYQTAQILLHALAQQVAHDSDRSLLTRYKQAVEKRLFLLHEQGVVHAYNTNEA